A stretch of the Phoenix dactylifera cultivar Barhee BC4 unplaced genomic scaffold, palm_55x_up_171113_PBpolish2nd_filt_p 000275F, whole genome shotgun sequence genome encodes the following:
- the LOC103720747 gene encoding probable UDP-N-acetylglucosamine--peptide N-acetylglucosaminyltransferase SPINDLY, whose translation MAWTEMSVGNERESVSAASENECLKGLRSSSDAGVPPTQDTPPKKRFEGKDALSYANILRSRNKFPDALVLYDSVLEKDSTNVEALIGKGICLQMQNMTRQAFDSFMEAIRLDPQNACAFTHCGVIYKDEGHLIEAAESYQKALKADPSYKPAAECLAIVLTDIGTSLKLAGNTEEGIQKYCEALKVDSHYAPAYYNLGVVYSEMMQYDMALSCYEKAALERPLYAEAYCNMGVIYKNRGDLEAAIACYERCLTVSPNFEIAKNNMAIALTDLGTKVKLEGDINQGVAYYKKALYYNWHYADAMYNLGVAYGEMLKFDMAIVFYELALHFNPHCAEACNNLGVIYKDRDNLDKAVDCYQMALSIRPNFSQSLNNLGVVYTVQGKMDAAASMIEKAIVANPTYAEAYNNLGVLYRDAGNIALAIEAYERCLQIDPDSRNAGQNRLLAMNYIHEGSDDKLFEAHGEWGRRFMKLYAPHTSWDNPKDMERPLIIGYVSPDYFTHSVSYFIEAPLSHHDYTNYKIVVYSAVVKADAKTLKFKDRVLKKGGLWRDIYGIDEKKVAGMVRDDKVDILVELTGHTANNKLGTMACRPAPVQVTWIGYPNTTGLPTIDYRITDSLVDPLTTKQKHVEELVRLPECFLCYTPSPEAGPVSPTPALSNGFVTFGSFNNLAKITPKVLQVWARILCAVPNSRLVVKCKPFCCDSIRQRFLSTLEQLGLEPLRVDLLPLILLNHDHMQAYSLMDISLDTFPYAGTTTTCESLYMGVPCITMAGSVHAHNVGVSLLTKVGLGHLIARTENEYVQLALQLASDVAALADLRMTLRELMIKSPVCDGAKFTRGLESTYRNMWHRYCHGDVPALRHMELMPQQQPLSEQVSVKFSEPKTITVRENHIGSPKMNGVSSVPFSTANPSSCEENGN comes from the exons ATGGCATGGACAGAGATGAGTGTTGGTAACGAGAGAGAAAGCGTTAGTGCGGCATCGGAGAATGAGTGCTTAAAAGGGCTAAGGTCTTCCTCGGATGCAGGTGTACCTCCAACCCAGGATACTCCCCCCAAGAAGAGGTTCGAAGGGAAAGATGCGCTTTCATATGCCAATATCCTTCGGTCACGAAACAAATTTCCGGATGCACTGGTGTTGTATGACAGTGTTCTTGAGAAGGACAGTACCAATGTGGAGGCCCTGATAGGCAAGGGGATATGCCTCCAGATGCAAAATATGACACGGCAAGCATTTGATAGCTTCATGGAAGCCATTAGGCTGGATCCACAGAATGCATGTGCCTTCACTCACTGTGGAGTTATATACAAGGATGAAGGTCACCTGATAGAGGCTGCTGAG TCATATCAGAAGGCTCTAAAGGCTGATCCTTCATACAAACCTGCTGCAGAATGCCTTGCCATTGTGTTAACAGATATTGGTACCAGCTTAAAACTTGCTGGTAACACTGAGGAAGGCATTCAGAAATATTGCGAAGCTCTAAAAGTAGACAGCCACTATGCG CCTGCATATTATAATCTCGGAGTGGTTTACTCTGAGATGATGCAATATGATATGGCTCTTAGTTGCTATGAGAAGGCTGCACTAGAGAGGCCCTTATATGCAGAAGCATACTGCAACATGGGAGTTATATATAAGAACCGTGGGGACTTGGAAGCAGCCATTGCTTGCTATGAAAG ATGTTTGACTGTTTCTCCAAACTTTGAGATTGCTAAAAACAACATGGCAATAGCTTTGACGGATTTGGGAACAAAG GTAAAACTGGAGGGTGATATCAACCAAGGGGTGGCATACTACAAGAAAGCATTATATTACAATTGGCACTATGCTGATGCGATGTATAATCTTGGTGTTGCATATGGCGAAATGCTGAAATTTGACATG GCAATCGTATTTTACGAACTGGCATTACATTTCAATCCACATTGTGCGGAGGCATGCAACAATTTAGGAGTAATTTACAAGGATAGAGATAATCTCGACAAAGCTGTGGATTGTTATCAG ATGGCTTTATCAATTCGACCTAACTTCTCACAGTCGCTAAACAACCTTGGAGTTGTTTATACTGTTCAG GGTAAAATGGATGCTGCAGCAAGTATGATTGAGAAAGCTATTGTAGCCAACCCCACATATGCAGAAGCATATAATAACTTAG GGGTCCTTTATAGAGATGCAGGAAATATTGCTCTGGCTATAGAGGCATATGAGAGATGCCTTCAGATTGATCCTGATTCACGTAATGCAGGACAG aATCGATTGCTTGCTATGAATTATATACATGAGGGATCAGATGATAAGCTTTTTGAGGCTCACGG GGAATGGGGAAGGCGCTTTATGAAGCTATACGCACCGCACACCAGCTGGGATAATCCCAAAGATATGGAACGACCGCTAATAATTGGATATGTGTCCCCTGATTATTTTACTCATTCTGTATCATATTTCATAGAGGCTCCACTTTCACACCATGACTACACAAATTACAAGATTGTTGTGTATTCTGCAGTAGTGAAG GCAGATGCCAAGACCCTTAAATTTAAGGACAGGGTCTTGAAAAAGGGTGGATTATGGAGAGATATTTACGGGATTGATGAGAAGAAGGTTGCTGGCATGGTTAGAGATGATAAAGTTGACATATTGGTAGAACTTACAGGTCATACTGCAAACAATAAGTTAGGGACAATGGCCTGCCGGCCAGCCCCTGTTCAG GTAACTTGGATTGGATACCCAAATACAACTGGTTTGCCTACAATTGATTACAGAATTACAGACTCATTGGTTGATCCACTTACTACTAAGCAGAA GCATGTTGAAGAGTTGGTTCGTTTGCCTGAATGTTTTCTATGCTACACACCTTCTCCAGAAGCTGGCCCTGTTTCTCCAACACCAGCTCTTTCCAATGGTTTTGTTACCTTTGGGAGCTTCAATAATTTGGCAAAG ATAACACCCAAAGTGTTGCAAGTTTGGGCAAGGATATTATGTGCAGTTCCAAATTCCCGGCTTGTGGTCAAGTGTAAACCCTTCTGTTGTGATAGTATAAGGCAGAGGTTTCTTTCAACATTGGAGCAACTGGGACTGGAACCTTTACGTGTCGATCTTTTACCTCTAATTCTTCTGAACCATGACCATATGCAAGCATATTCCCTAATGGATATCAG CTTGGATACATTTCCATATGCAGGAACAACAACTACATGCGAGTCTTTATACATGGGGGTTCCATGCATTACTATGGCAGGTTCAGTGCATGCTCATAATGTTGGTGTCAGCCTTCTCACTAAAGTTG GGCTGGGGCATTTGATTGCCAGAACAGAAAACGAATATGTCCAGCTGGCCTTGCAACTGGCCTCTGATGTCGCCGCTTTAGCAGATCTGAGAATGACTCTCCGAGAACTTATGATAAAGTCACCTGTCTGTGATGGAGCAAAATTCACAAGGGGGCTAGAGTCTACATACAGAAATATGTGGCACAGGTATTGTCATGGTGACGTGCCAGCCCTCAGGCACATGGAGTTGATGCCTCAGCAGCAGCCACTTTCAGAACAGGTTTCAGTGAAATTTTCTGAACCCAAAACAATCACTGTTCGAGAAAATCATATTGGGTCACCAAAGATGAATGGCGTGAGTTCAGTTCCGTTCTCCACCGCAAACCCATCCAGCTGTGAGGAAAATGGAAACTGA